The following coding sequences are from one Achromobacter sp. B7 window:
- the rseP gene encoding RIP metalloprotease RseP — MLFTLLAFAVALGSLITFHELGHYWVARLCGVKVLRFSLGFGKVILRRTDKNGTEWAVSALPLGGYVKMQDDAPAGASPAEAASAFNNKSVGKRIAIVAAGPIFNLILAVFLYAGLNMAGTDEPQAIIAQPAAETPAANAGLLAGDRILAVDGQEIASWSDARWRLMDVMSTGGRALIEVSTPSGAVQQRELNLPPNAMDPSSGDPLAAAGIRLAQPKPGVRAVNDGGEGQAAGMRTGDLIVAINGQPTPETGSVIKQIQQSAGQTLTLTLLRDGANISLNVTPRAETVNGQEIGRLGVQLGGDVPMVTVRYGLFESVWRGAVRTWDTAWFSLRMMGRMVTGDVSWRNVSGPVTIADYAGQTARIGIVAYIAYIALISISLGVLNLLPIPMLDGGHLLYYLVEIVRGSPPPARWIDIGQRAGIGLLAGLMGLALFNDFTRLFT, encoded by the coding sequence ATGCTTTTCACCCTGCTGGCCTTTGCGGTAGCGCTTGGCTCCCTGATCACCTTCCATGAGCTGGGGCACTATTGGGTGGCTCGGCTTTGCGGCGTCAAGGTGCTGCGGTTTTCGCTGGGCTTTGGCAAGGTCATCTTGCGTCGCACGGATAAAAACGGCACCGAATGGGCCGTTTCGGCGTTGCCGCTGGGCGGCTACGTCAAAATGCAGGACGACGCGCCCGCCGGGGCCAGCCCGGCCGAGGCCGCCAGCGCCTTCAACAACAAATCCGTGGGCAAGCGCATTGCCATCGTTGCCGCGGGCCCCATCTTCAACCTGATCCTGGCGGTCTTCCTGTACGCCGGCCTGAACATGGCCGGCACGGACGAACCGCAGGCCATCATCGCCCAACCCGCTGCCGAGACGCCCGCTGCAAATGCCGGCCTGCTTGCGGGCGACCGCATCCTGGCCGTGGATGGCCAGGAAATTGCCTCGTGGTCCGACGCCCGCTGGCGCCTGATGGACGTCATGTCCACCGGCGGCCGCGCGCTGATCGAAGTAAGCACCCCGTCCGGCGCCGTCCAGCAACGCGAGCTCAATCTGCCGCCCAACGCCATGGACCCGTCCTCGGGCGATCCCCTGGCCGCTGCCGGCATCCGCCTGGCCCAGCCCAAGCCCGGCGTGCGCGCCGTGAACGACGGCGGCGAAGGGCAGGCGGCGGGCATGCGTACCGGTGACCTGATCGTGGCCATCAACGGCCAGCCCACGCCGGAAACGGGCTCGGTCATCAAGCAGATCCAGCAAAGCGCCGGGCAGACGCTGACGCTGACCCTGCTGCGCGATGGCGCCAATATTTCGCTGAACGTGACGCCGCGCGCTGAAACGGTCAACGGCCAGGAAATCGGCCGCTTGGGCGTGCAACTGGGCGGCGACGTGCCGATGGTCACCGTTCGCTATGGCCTGTTCGAAAGCGTATGGCGCGGTGCCGTCCGCACCTGGGATACCGCCTGGTTCTCGCTGCGCATGATGGGCCGCATGGTCACCGGCGATGTCTCGTGGCGCAACGTCAGCGGCCCGGTCACCATCGCCGACTACGCCGGCCAGACCGCCCGGATCGGCATTGTTGCGTATATCGCCTATATTGCCTTGATCAGTATCAGCCTGGGCGTACTAAATTTGCTGCCCATTCCTATGCTGGACGGCGGCCATCTGCTGTACTATCTCGTCGAAATTGTGCGGGGTAGCCCGCCGCCAGCGAGGTGGATCGATATCGGACAGCGCGCCGGCATAGGTTTATTGGCAGGCCTGATGGGCCTTGCGCTGTTCAACGATTTCACGCGTTTATTCACGTAA
- the bamA gene encoding outer membrane protein assembly factor BamA, with product MSFRRMFHHKKGVLPGLIAALMLPAMAQAFDPFVVRDIRVEGIQRTDAGTVFGYLPVKVGEKFTEEEATEAIRRLYGTGFFTDVQIQTDNNVVVVVVQERPTIASVNFNGMREFDSKAITTSLGQVGFAEGRIFDRSMLERAEYELKQQYLSKGKYGVEVTSTVTPLPRNRVGVSFDVFEGSVARIQEIRFVGNKAFSESDLLDEFKLTTPGWLTWYTDTDKYSREKLEGDLERLRSFYLDQGYLEFTVEPPQVTISPDRKDIRITITVHEGEPYKVRSVKLAGNLLGLDKEINALVQTKPNETFSAAKANDSAKAITDYLGELGYAFANVNPNPQLDRAKHEADLTFYVDPSRRVYVRRIQIGGNTRTRDEVVRREMRQQEAAWYDAKDIKTSRDRVDRLGYFSDVNVKTDPVPGSPDQVDVNVDVKEKPTGMINLGVGYGSSEKAILSAGISEDNVFGSGTNLTLQLNTSKTNRAVVLSHTDPYWTKEGISRTTSAYYRVTEPWNNNDGDYRVKALGLGMNFGIPISEYDRIFLGANYEHNQIDLFTNSPQAYRDFVSQYGDSTNAVIFSTGWSKDTRDSALAPTKGSYTRLKADVSTVDLQYTMLTGQQQYFVPLGGSYTLALNGMVDWGNSYGSKNYPVIKNVYAGGIGTVRGYEGSSLGPRDTLTGDYLGGTRRVVANAQLYLPFPGATKDRTLRWFIFSDAGQVAAGSGLSCTRGRNNTEVEDPCGWRFSAGVGLSWQSPMGPLQLSYARPLNSKQGDDKQSFQFQIGTGF from the coding sequence ATGTCTTTTCGCCGGATGTTTCATCACAAAAAGGGTGTACTGCCGGGTCTCATCGCCGCATTAATGCTGCCGGCCATGGCCCAAGCCTTCGACCCTTTTGTCGTGCGGGATATCCGCGTAGAGGGTATTCAACGGACTGACGCCGGCACCGTCTTCGGTTATCTCCCCGTCAAGGTGGGCGAGAAATTCACCGAAGAAGAGGCCACCGAAGCCATCCGTCGCCTGTACGGCACGGGCTTTTTCACCGACGTGCAAATCCAGACGGACAACAACGTCGTGGTGGTCGTCGTGCAAGAGCGCCCGACCATCGCCTCTGTCAACTTCAACGGCATGCGCGAATTCGACTCCAAGGCGATCACCACGTCGCTGGGGCAGGTCGGTTTCGCCGAAGGCCGCATTTTCGATCGCTCGATGCTCGAGCGCGCGGAATACGAACTGAAGCAGCAATACCTGTCCAAGGGCAAGTACGGCGTTGAAGTCACCTCTACCGTGACGCCGCTGCCGCGTAACCGCGTGGGCGTGAGCTTCGACGTGTTTGAAGGGTCGGTTGCCCGCATCCAGGAAATCCGCTTCGTCGGCAACAAGGCCTTCTCGGAAAGCGACCTGCTTGACGAGTTCAAGCTGACGACGCCGGGCTGGTTGACCTGGTACACCGATACCGACAAGTATTCCCGCGAAAAGCTGGAAGGCGACCTTGAGCGCCTGCGTTCGTTCTACCTGGACCAGGGTTACCTGGAGTTCACGGTCGAGCCCCCGCAGGTCACCATTTCGCCTGACCGCAAAGACATCCGCATTACGATTACCGTTCACGAAGGCGAGCCCTACAAGGTGCGCAGCGTGAAGCTGGCCGGCAACCTGCTGGGCCTGGACAAGGAAATCAACGCCCTGGTGCAGACCAAGCCCAACGAGACGTTCTCGGCCGCCAAGGCCAACGACTCGGCCAAGGCCATTACCGACTACCTGGGCGAATTGGGCTACGCCTTCGCCAACGTCAACCCGAATCCGCAGCTGGACCGCGCCAAGCACGAAGCCGACCTGACGTTCTACGTCGACCCGAGCCGCCGTGTGTACGTGCGCCGCATCCAGATCGGTGGCAACACCCGCACGCGCGACGAAGTCGTGCGCCGCGAAATGCGCCAGCAGGAAGCTGCCTGGTACGACGCCAAGGACATCAAGACGTCCCGCGACCGCGTCGACCGCCTGGGTTATTTCAGCGACGTCAACGTCAAGACCGATCCCGTCCCCGGTTCGCCCGACCAGGTCGATGTGAACGTGGACGTGAAAGAAAAGCCCACCGGCATGATCAACCTGGGCGTGGGCTACGGTTCATCCGAAAAGGCGATTCTGTCGGCCGGTATCAGCGAAGACAACGTTTTCGGCAGCGGCACCAACCTGACGCTGCAATTGAACACCAGCAAGACGAACCGCGCGGTCGTGCTGTCGCACACCGACCCGTACTGGACCAAGGAAGGCATCAGCCGCACGACGTCCGCGTACTACCGCGTGACCGAGCCCTGGAACAACAACGACGGCGACTACCGCGTCAAGGCGCTCGGCCTGGGCATGAACTTCGGCATTCCCATTTCGGAATACGACCGGATCTTCCTGGGGGCCAACTACGAACACAACCAGATCGACCTGTTCACGAACTCGCCGCAGGCCTACCGCGACTTCGTAAGTCAGTACGGCGATTCGACGAACGCGGTCATCTTCAGCACCGGCTGGTCCAAGGACACGCGTGACAGCGCGCTGGCGCCGACCAAGGGCTCGTACACGCGCCTGAAGGCCGACGTATCCACCGTCGACCTGCAATACACGATGTTGACCGGCCAACAGCAGTACTTCGTGCCGCTGGGTGGCTCGTACACGCTGGCCTTGAACGGCATGGTCGATTGGGGCAACAGCTACGGCAGCAAGAATTACCCCGTCATCAAGAACGTGTATGCCGGCGGTATCGGCACCGTTCGCGGGTATGAAGGGTCGTCGCTGGGTCCGCGCGATACGCTGACCGGCGATTACCTGGGCGGTACGCGTCGTGTCGTGGCCAACGCGCAGTTGTATCTGCCGTTCCCGGGCGCCACCAAGGACCGCACGCTGCGTTGGTTCATCTTCAGCGATGCAGGCCAGGTCGCTGCTGGCAGTGGTCTGAGCTGCACCCGCGGCCGCAATAACACCGAGGTCGAGGATCCTTGCGGCTGGCGTTTCTCGGCGGGTGTCGGCCTGTCGTGGCAGTCGCCGATGGGACCGTTGCAGCTGTCTTACGCGCGTCCGCTGAACTCCAAGCAGGGTGACGACAAGCAAAGCTTCCAGTTCCAGATCGGTACCGGTTTCTAA
- a CDS encoding OmpH family outer membrane protein produces MMSDFALKSSNTPRAKRRGKLGGSIALVGALILGSAAAIPAQAQNTKIGFVNTERILRESGPAKTAQSKIEAEFKKRDDELQRLNNSLRSQAEKFDKDAPVLSESDRVKRQRELSNLDTDLQRKRREFQEDFNRRRNEEFSGIVTKANEAIKRIAEQESYDLIIQDAVTVNPRIDITDKVIQSLGK; encoded by the coding sequence ATGATGTCTGATTTCGCACTTAAATCATCGAATACGCCGCGCGCCAAGCGCCGTGGCAAGCTGGGCGGCTCCATTGCCCTGGTGGGTGCTCTCATTCTCGGTTCGGCTGCTGCGATTCCCGCGCAGGCTCAAAACACCAAGATCGGCTTCGTCAACACCGAGCGGATCCTGCGTGAATCGGGCCCGGCCAAGACGGCGCAAAGCAAGATCGAAGCCGAATTCAAGAAGCGCGACGACGAGCTCCAGCGCCTGAACAACAGCCTGCGTTCGCAAGCCGAGAAGTTCGACAAGGACGCTCCGGTTCTGTCGGAATCCGACCGCGTCAAGCGCCAGCGCGAACTGTCCAACCTGGATACCGACCTGCAACGCAAGCGTCGTGAATTCCAGGAAGACTTCAACCGCCGCCGCAATGAAGAGTTCTCGGGCATCGTCACGAAGGCCAACGAGGCCATCAAGCGCATCGCCGAGCAAGAAAGCTACGACCTGATCATCCAGGACGCCGTGACGGTCAACCCGCGCATCGACATCACCGACAAGGTGATTCAGAGCCTGGGCAAGTAA
- the fabZ gene encoding 3-hydroxyacyl-ACP dehydratase FabZ — MELDIKGIMERLPHRYPMLLIDRVVEMVPGKSIVAIKNVSINEPFFNGHFPHHPVMPGVLIVEAMAQASALFSFTDENGGLKCDSSKTAYYLVGVDGARFRRPVVPGDQLRIEVEAERLSRSICKYAARATVDGQEVASAKLMCAIRSLEE; from the coding sequence ATGGAACTCGACATCAAGGGGATCATGGAGAGGCTGCCGCATCGTTATCCGATGCTGCTGATTGATCGCGTCGTCGAAATGGTGCCCGGCAAGTCTATTGTCGCCATCAAGAATGTCTCGATCAATGAACCGTTTTTCAACGGCCACTTCCCCCACCATCCGGTGATGCCGGGCGTGCTCATCGTGGAAGCCATGGCGCAAGCTTCGGCACTGTTCTCGTTCACGGACGAAAACGGCGGCCTCAAATGCGATAGCTCCAAGACGGCCTACTATCTGGTCGGCGTCGACGGCGCGCGCTTCCGCCGCCCCGTGGTGCCGGGTGATCAACTGCGCATCGAAGTCGAAGCCGAACGTCTGAGCCGCAGCATCTGTAAGTACGCCGCGCGCGCGACGGTCGACGGACAAGAAGTGGCGTCCGCCAAGCTGATGTGCGCGATTCGCAGCCTGGAAGAGTAA
- a CDS encoding 1-deoxy-D-xylulose-5-phosphate reductoisomerase gives MTAFQRVVVLGSTGSIGESTLDVIARHPDRLAVYALSAYSRMERLAQQAQASGAAVVVVPDDAARKQFTAAWTGKQPMPEIRVGAQALADTAADPECDSVMAAIVGAAGLPAALAAARSGKRVLLANKEALVAAGSLFMQAIRDHGAELLPIDSEHNAIFQCLPHGGRAQAPDAPAPGVRRLLLTASGGPFRGRDLEDLHDVTPAQACAHPNWSMGRKISVDSATMLNKGLEVIEAHWLFAMPADRIEVVVHPQSVVHSMVEYDDGSVLAQLGQPDMRTPIAYGLGFPDRLASGVGPLDLTRLGRLDFEKPDLARFPCLGLSFAALRAGQGACVALNAANEVAVAAFLDGRLPYTWIARVIEATLEWQAARASVTLNSLDEVLALDADARIFAGNLGLA, from the coding sequence TTGACGGCTTTTCAACGCGTCGTCGTGCTGGGGTCGACCGGGTCGATCGGTGAAAGCACGCTGGATGTGATTGCCCGCCACCCCGATCGGCTGGCGGTTTATGCGCTGTCCGCGTACAGCCGGATGGAACGCTTGGCGCAACAGGCCCAGGCCAGCGGCGCCGCTGTTGTCGTGGTGCCGGATGACGCGGCGCGCAAGCAATTCACCGCCGCCTGGACAGGCAAGCAGCCGATGCCCGAAATCCGCGTCGGCGCCCAGGCGCTGGCGGACACCGCGGCCGACCCGGAATGCGATTCGGTCATGGCCGCCATCGTCGGCGCTGCCGGTTTGCCCGCCGCGCTGGCGGCTGCCCGCAGCGGCAAGCGCGTGTTGCTGGCCAACAAGGAAGCCCTGGTCGCGGCCGGGTCCTTGTTCATGCAGGCCATCCGCGACCACGGCGCCGAGCTGCTGCCCATCGACAGCGAGCACAACGCCATTTTCCAATGCCTGCCTCACGGCGGGCGGGCGCAAGCGCCCGATGCACCCGCCCCGGGCGTGCGCCGTCTGCTTCTGACGGCCTCTGGCGGCCCGTTCCGCGGACGCGACCTTGAAGACCTGCACGATGTGACGCCCGCCCAGGCATGCGCCCATCCCAACTGGAGCATGGGCCGCAAGATCTCGGTGGACTCGGCCACCATGCTGAACAAAGGCCTGGAAGTGATCGAGGCGCATTGGCTGTTCGCCATGCCGGCCGATCGCATCGAAGTCGTGGTGCACCCGCAAAGCGTCGTGCATTCGATGGTCGAATACGACGACGGTTCGGTGTTGGCGCAGCTGGGGCAGCCCGACATGCGCACGCCCATCGCCTACGGGCTGGGCTTTCCCGACCGCCTGGCCAGCGGCGTGGGCCCGCTGGACCTGACGCGTCTGGGCCGGCTGGATTTCGAAAAGCCCGATCTGGCTCGCTTTCCCTGCCTGGGGCTGTCTTTTGCCGCGCTGCGGGCCGGGCAGGGCGCCTGCGTGGCGCTGAACGCCGCCAACGAAGTCGCCGTGGCGGCATTCCTGGATGGCCGCCTTCCCTACACCTGGATCGCGCGCGTCATTGAAGCCACCCTGGAGTGGCAAGCCGCCCGGGCATCTGTTACGCTCAACAGTCTTGACGAAGTGCTGGCGCTGGATGCCGACGCGCGCATCTTCGCCGGTAACCTTGGGCTGGCCTGA
- the lpxD gene encoding UDP-3-O-(3-hydroxymyristoyl)glucosamine N-acyltransferase — protein sequence MPVLLDLARAPTLEALLSAANTQGMDWRISAPQGAEPFKVCGIGTLSSAGSQEITFLANPRYQSQLTTTQAGAVIVSADVAEALEAQGADRPPFALVVCKHPYLLYARVAQWFDAARRPALPGSTHPSAVVAPDAVLEEGVRIGPNCVVEAGARIGRDTVLGPGCVVGVGSSIGAGSRLHAHVTLYEGVKVGERAIIHSGAVLGADGFGFAPDPTLGQGAWGKIPQLGGVSVGNDVEIGANTTVDRGALDDTVVSDGVKLDNQIMVAHNVRIGAHTAVAACVGIAGSTTIGERCTIGGAAMLSGHLTLGDDVHISGGTAVTSSITKPGRYTGVFPYAEHGDWQRNAAVIQQLAQLRRRVRTLEKD from the coding sequence ATGCCGGTTTTACTGGATCTTGCTCGCGCGCCGACTCTTGAAGCACTGTTGAGCGCCGCCAATACCCAGGGTATGGACTGGCGCATCAGCGCGCCCCAGGGCGCGGAACCTTTCAAGGTCTGCGGTATCGGGACGCTGTCTTCGGCGGGTAGCCAGGAAATCACGTTCCTGGCCAACCCCCGCTACCAGAGCCAACTGACCACCACGCAAGCCGGGGCGGTCATCGTCTCGGCCGACGTGGCCGAGGCGCTGGAAGCCCAGGGCGCCGATCGGCCGCCCTTTGCGCTGGTCGTCTGCAAACATCCCTATCTGCTGTATGCCCGTGTGGCCCAATGGTTCGACGCGGCGCGTCGTCCTGCGTTGCCGGGTTCCACGCATCCGTCCGCTGTTGTTGCGCCCGACGCCGTCCTTGAAGAGGGCGTGCGTATCGGCCCCAATTGCGTGGTCGAGGCGGGCGCCCGCATCGGTCGCGACACGGTCCTGGGACCGGGCTGCGTGGTCGGAGTGGGCTCGTCCATTGGTGCGGGCAGCCGCCTGCACGCACATGTCACCCTTTACGAAGGCGTGAAAGTGGGCGAGCGGGCCATCATTCACAGCGGCGCCGTGCTGGGCGCCGACGGTTTCGGCTTTGCGCCGGACCCGACGCTGGGGCAGGGCGCCTGGGGCAAGATTCCCCAGCTGGGCGGCGTGTCCGTGGGCAACGATGTCGAAATCGGGGCCAACACCACCGTCGACCGCGGCGCCTTGGACGACACCGTGGTGTCGGACGGCGTCAAGCTGGACAACCAGATCATGGTGGCGCACAACGTGCGCATCGGCGCGCATACCGCCGTGGCGGCGTGCGTCGGCATCGCCGGCTCCACCACCATTGGCGAACGCTGCACCATCGGCGGCGCCGCGATGCTGTCGGGCCATTTGACCCTGGGCGACGACGTGCACATCTCGGGTGGCACGGCGGTCACCTCCAGCATCACCAAGCCAGGCCGCTATACCGGGGTGTTCCCGTATGCCGAGCATGGCGACTGGCAGCGCAACGCCGCCGTGATACAACAGTTGGCGCAACTGCGCCGCCGCGTGCGCACGCTGGAAAAAGACTAG